One Corvus moneduloides isolate bCorMon1 chromosome 21, bCorMon1.pri, whole genome shotgun sequence DNA window includes the following coding sequences:
- the C21H9orf16 gene encoding UPF0184 protein C9orf16 homolog gives MSGPNGDPHVLGGGSGDDGGDSFEEEEYAAINSMLDQINSCLDHLEEKNDHLHICLKELLESNRQTRLEFQQQSKQLNTGADVQGSQPPA, from the exons atGTCGGGGCCCAACGGGGACCCGCACGTGCtgggcggcggcagcggcgacGACGGCGGGGACAGCTTCGAGGAGGAAG AATATGCAGCAATAAACTCCATGCTGGACCAGATCAACTCCTGCTTGGATCACCTGGAGGAGAAGAATGATCACCTACACATCTGCTTGAAGGAACTGCTGGAGTCCAACCGCCAGACCCGGCTGGagttccagcagcagagcaagcaGCTGAACACGGGAGCTGATGTGCAGGGATCCCAGCCTCCTGCCTAG